A single Populus nigra chromosome 13, ddPopNigr1.1, whole genome shotgun sequence DNA region contains:
- the LOC133670886 gene encoding histone chaperone ASF1B-like isoform X1, translating into MSAVNLTNVTVLDNPAPFPSPFQFEISYECLTPLKDDLEWKLIYVGSAEDETYDQLLESVLVGPVNVGNYRFVLQAIPPDPSKIREEDIIGVTVLLLTCSYLGQEFVRVGYYVNNDYEDEQLREEPPPKVLIDKVQRNILSDKPRVTKFPINFYPENTEAAEEPPANDQPAKTDGNEEQLPASPHHALDKEGP; encoded by the exons ATGAGTGCAGTGAATCTTACTAACGTTACCGTACTAGATAATCCAGCGCCGTTTCCGTCTCCCTTTCAGTTCGAGATCTCATACGAGTGCTTAACTCCTCTTAAAGACG ATTTGGAATGGAAACTAATCTACGTGGGGTCTGCTGAGGATGAAACATATGATCAACTATTGGAGAGTGTACTTGTTGGGCCTGTCAATGTTGGAAATTATCGTTTTGTCTTACAGGCAATT CCACCAGATCCATCGAAGATTCGTGAAGAAGATATCATTGGTGTCACAGTACTTTTGTTGACATGCTCTTATTTAGGTCAGGAATTTGTTCGAGTTGGCTACTATGTGAACAATGATTATGAAGATGAGCAGCTTAGAGAGGAACCTCCACCTAAAGTGTTGATTGATAAGGTCCAAAGAAACATCCTATCTGATAAACCCAGGGTTACAAAGTTCCCTATCAATTTTTATCCTGAAAATACTGAGGCAGCAGAGGAACCCCCTGCGAATGATCAACCTGCTAAAACTGATGGAAATGAAGAACAATTGCCTGCTTCTCCGCATCATGCTTTAGATAAAGAGGGACCTTGA
- the LOC133670886 gene encoding histone chaperone ASF1B-like isoform X2, whose protein sequence is MSAVNLTNVTVLDNPAPFPSPFQFEISYECLTPLKDDLEWKLIYVGSAEDETYDQLLESVLVGPVNVGNYRFVLQANPPDPSKIREEDIIGVTVLLLTCSYLGQEFVRVGYYVNNDYEDEQLREEPPPKVLIDKVQRNILSDKPRVTKFPINFYPENTEAAEEPPANDQPAKTDGNEEQLPASPHHALDKEGP, encoded by the exons ATGAGTGCAGTGAATCTTACTAACGTTACCGTACTAGATAATCCAGCGCCGTTTCCGTCTCCCTTTCAGTTCGAGATCTCATACGAGTGCTTAACTCCTCTTAAAGACG ATTTGGAATGGAAACTAATCTACGTGGGGTCTGCTGAGGATGAAACATATGATCAACTATTGGAGAGTGTACTTGTTGGGCCTGTCAATGTTGGAAATTATCGTTTTGTCTTACAG GCAAACCCACCAGATCCATCGAAGATTCGTGAAGAAGATATCATTGGTGTCACAGTACTTTTGTTGACATGCTCTTATTTAGGTCAGGAATTTGTTCGAGTTGGCTACTATGTGAACAATGATTATGAAGATGAGCAGCTTAGAGAGGAACCTCCACCTAAAGTGTTGATTGATAAGGTCCAAAGAAACATCCTATCTGATAAACCCAGGGTTACAAAGTTCCCTATCAATTTTTATCCTGAAAATACTGAGGCAGCAGAGGAACCCCCTGCGAATGATCAACCTGCTAAAACTGATGGAAATGAAGAACAATTGCCTGCTTCTCCGCATCATGCTTTAGATAAAGAGGGACCTTGA